A section of the Methanocaldococcus sp. FS406-22 genome encodes:
- the asd gene encoding aspartate-semialdehyde dehydrogenase: MKIKVGVLGATGSVGQRFVQLLAEHPMFELTALAASERSAGKKYKDACYWFQDRDIPENIKDMIVVPTDPKHEAFEDVDIVFSALPSDLAKKFEPEFAKEGKLVFSNASAYRMEEDVPLVIPEVNADHLELIEIQREKRGWDGAIITNPNCSTICAVITLKPIMDKFGLEAVFIATMQAVSGAGYNGVPSMAILDNLIPFIKNEEEKMQTESLKLLGTLKDGKVEFANFKLSASCNRVAVIDGHTESIFVKTKEGAEPEEIKEVMDKFDPLKDLNLPTYAKPIVIREEIDRPQPRLDRNEGNGMSIVVGRIRKDPIFDVKYTALEHNTIRGAAGASVLNAEYFVKKYL, translated from the coding sequence ATGAAGATAAAAGTTGGTGTTTTAGGAGCTACTGGAAGTGTGGGGCAGAGATTCGTTCAGTTGTTGGCAGAGCATCCAATGTTTGAATTAACAGCTTTAGCAGCATCAGAGAGAAGTGCTGGGAAAAAATATAAAGATGCATGCTACTGGTTCCAAGATAGAGATATTCCAGAGAATATAAAAGATATGATAGTTGTGCCAACAGACCCTAAGCATGAGGCATTTGAAGATGTTGATATTGTCTTCTCAGCTTTACCATCAGATTTAGCTAAAAAGTTTGAACCAGAATTTGCTAAGGAAGGTAAATTGGTTTTCTCTAATGCATCAGCTTATAGAATGGAAGAAGATGTTCCATTAGTAATTCCTGAAGTTAATGCAGACCACTTAGAGTTGATAGAAATTCAGAGAGAAAAGAGAGGATGGGATGGGGCAATTATAACAAACCCTAATTGTTCAACAATCTGTGCTGTCATAACATTAAAACCAATAATGGATAAATTTGGCTTAGAAGCTGTTTTTATAGCAACAATGCAGGCAGTTAGTGGAGCAGGTTATAATGGAGTCCCTTCAATGGCAATTTTAGATAATTTAATCCCATTTATTAAAAATGAAGAAGAAAAAATGCAGACAGAGAGTTTAAAGCTTTTAGGAACTTTAAAAGATGGAAAGGTTGAATTTGCTAACTTTAAGTTAAGTGCTTCATGTAATAGAGTTGCAGTTATAGATGGGCATACTGAAAGCATATTTGTCAAAACAAAAGAAGGAGCTGAGCCAGAAGAGATAAAAGAAGTTATGGATAAATTCGACCCATTAAAAGACTTAAACCTCCCAACCTATGCTAAACCAATTGTTATTAGAGAAGAGATTGACAGACCACAACCAAGATTGGATAGAAATGAAGGAAATGGAATGAGTATTGTTGTTGGTAGAATTAGAAAAGACCCAATATTTGATGTTAAATATACTGCATTAGAGCACAACACAATCAGAGGAGCTGCTGGGGCAAGTGTATTAAATGCTGAATACTTTGTTAAAAAGTATCTCTAA
- a CDS encoding DUF371 domain-containing protein, translating to MEFIIKAKGHKNVSATHKTTLEITKENYLTPTGHCIIGIEADKSMTDFSEEFKEKLRNAKKIVVEIEVEGIKDTIIGEGHRDLILNHPTDIVIRKSNYICPRTLMINANKSAKDINREIVKKLKEGKELIFKIIV from the coding sequence ATGGAATTTATTATCAAAGCTAAAGGGCATAAAAATGTCTCAGCAACTCATAAAACAACCTTAGAGATTACAAAAGAAAACTACCTAACTCCAACTGGACATTGCATTATAGGGATAGAGGCAGATAAATCTATGACTGATTTTAGTGAAGAATTTAAGGAAAAGCTTAGAAATGCTAAAAAAATAGTTGTAGAGATTGAGGTTGAAGGAATAAAAGACACTATAATTGGAGAGGGGCATAGAGATTTAATTTTAAATCATCCAACGGACATTGTTATTAGAAAGAGTAATTATATATGTCCAAGAACGTTAATGATTAATGCAAATAAATCAGCAAAAGATATTAATAGAGAGATAGTAAAAAAATTAAAAGAAGGGAAAGAATTAATTTTTAAGATAATTGTCTAA
- a CDS encoding tyrosine-type recombinase/integrase encodes MEKRGTWDIGLDYKEAKNLLLKKLEHYRNKKPLYQRDKIAYAYLLVGLIQLRNGCRVGEAIEGLIKIIQNGDKEVKVRVEKRKDNIKRLIILPEEIAPDDLEKVRDVINNWEKSKKLVVRISTWYKDNLNINTHSLRYAFISYLGKKGVPAQLIAHITGHATLDMIMRYTQAKIAEEILRKLE; translated from the coding sequence ATGGAAAAAAGAGGAACTTGGGATATAGGTTTAGATTACAAAGAAGCAAAAAACTTGCTATTAAAAAAATTAGAACATTACAGAAATAAAAAGCCATTATATCAAAGAGACAAAATTGCCTATGCGTATTTGTTGGTTGGATTAATCCAACTTAGAAATGGATGTAGGGTGGGAGAAGCAATAGAAGGATTAATAAAAATAATACAAAATGGAGATAAAGAAGTAAAAGTTAGAGTTGAGAAAAGAAAAGACAACATTAAAAGATTAATCATTTTACCAGAGGAGATAGCACCGGATGATTTAGAAAAAGTTAGAGATGTTATTAATAACTGGGAAAAATCTAAGAAGCTAGTTGTTAGGATTTCAACATGGTATAAAGATAATTTAAATATTAACACGCACTCTTTGAGATATGCCTTTATATCATATTTAGGTAAAAAAGGAGTCCCAGCCCAATTAATAGCTCATATAACGGGGCATGCAACATTAGACATGATTATGAGATACACTCAGGCAAAAATAGCTGAAGAAATATTAAGAAAATTGGAATAA
- a CDS encoding ribbon-helix-helix domain-containing protein, producing MPRLETTISEKCDKMLRELAYKKYGGKKGSLSKVIEEAIAKLYGEYYASNESPNNKPNEKTNERTMGYS from the coding sequence ATGCCGAGATTAGAAACAACAATTTCCGAAAAATGCGATAAAATGCTTAGAGAATTAGCTTATAAAAAATATGGTGGTAAAAAAGGTTCGTTATCGAAGGTTATAGAGGAGGCTATTGCCAAATTATATGGTGAATATTATGCAAGTAACGAGAGTCCTAACAATAAACCTAACGAGAAAACTAACGAAAGAACAATGGGTTATTCTTAA